Within Calonectris borealis chromosome Z, bCalBor7.hap1.2, whole genome shotgun sequence, the genomic segment TTGCAATCTCCCATTTAAGATTAATGGTAATGGTTAAAATGATATAGTTTCATACCAGCAAAGAGCCATTCCTTATACACTGATCTTGCAGCACTGTGTGCTGCACCAAGTCTCTCTATAACAAGCATTATCAGTTTGTCATGAAATTCCAAGCTGCCTCTTCTGCCTCACGGACAACGAAGCTAGAGCTCGCTGCTTCCCAAGCTACTTACTAATGCCGGCTCAGGAACTATGTTGGCTAAGTAGGCTCCCCACCTCTGTCAGAAAGAATAAGCATAATTGCCTTCATGTTACTAGCTCCCTttagcaaagtattttaaaagctggctGAAGACTGCTTTGAAAGAACAGAATATGGTCTTCTATTCCAACAGGTTATGTATCCTGTCTATTTTTAAGCAGAGACGGGGAAAAAAGTGTGTCTCTTTAGCCTGGATCACACCTACACAACCCCATTCAAAGAACTGTGTCTCTAGTAAAGCTGTCTTCTGCAAGAGTTCCCATGAACATCTGGtacttttctcacttttcccttaCGTTCTTTCAAGGGTGATTTGCAAGTTTTCAGAAAGTCCCACCATTTTTAGCTACATGCAGATTCTAGAGTCAGTATTAGCCTTTACAAAACGTATCTTTTGAAACCTTGGTCTGACAGAAGCCTTCTATTGCTGACCAGTAGGTGAAAAGAACACTAGAAGTCTTCTGCTACTCCTAATTATCAccagggaaaaaagttattaaggggaaaaaacaccaaacagtagtgacagagaaaaaaattaagttattacAAGTGAACTCCTTTAAGTAGGAAAAGTCACTCTAAAAACAGCAATATGAGCTCAAAAATTAAAGTATTCCAGTTGCTTCTGCGTTAGTGTCACAGGTAATTTACCTCAACTGAAAATGCACACACTCAGTAAAGATGTTAAGAATGTAACTGGTGAAGATTAATTGCTAATCAGTTACAATCCACCTCAGGGCTTCAAATGCTAAGTACAATCCTTTGCAACTGGTATTCTCTTACACTTGGTGCCACTGGGACCCACAACAGAGGACGCAGCTTAATCCAAACGCACAGGAGACAAAAGGTGAAGCCAAACGAAGGGACTGGTAATGTAACAGGGGAAAGGAGATTAAGATAAAGCTGCTGACCAAAGAAATTGATTCTATTTCAGCTAGGAAGAGCTGAACACCTAAATAAAGAAACCGTGAAGTTGTTTGGCCTCACAAGTGCTGCAGATCAGAAAGAAAGCAGGGACTACCAACCTCACACTtccctccagcacagaagccagAATTCACAAGTGCTGCCATTTTCATTGATTAAAAAAGCTATAGGACCACATGAAAACTACACAGTTGTCTTCCAGACTAGTCCACAGAGGACAACTGTGAACTCCTACCAGTTTCTCTTTATATCCAAGAGATTGAAAACACAACCCACAACATGTCTGCAAggaatgtttttggttttttgttgtgttttttttttccttaaaggcaaAAAGTtactattaaaaagacaaaagtctTTTTAAGCTGTTGCACATTCAGAAAAGCTATGACAGTTACAAATGCGTAGTACTCCAGTAGCTGTAAAGTTTAGATAATCTATACTGCCTTCACTCATTTTCCCAATAAACATGCATCATGATGCTCCCTCCAATTACACAGTTCTTCTGCCAAAAACCCCTCTGTTAACACACAAGATTAACAACACTAACAGCTCATGGTTGTAAACGGGATTGTGTAGTGAATGGTGCTTTTATCCCCATCTCTATACAAGGTGCAAGAAATTTCACAGTGAATGTGAACAGGAACTTgaagtcagtcagtcagtcttATGACTAAAACGAAACCCACTCTAAAGAACTGTGTTTTAAACTGTTACAAAACTTCAACAGGATATTCTGCCAAGTGATTAAGTTCAACAACTTCTAGGTTGTCATAATGAGTTCTTAATTTTCTTGGCACCCAAATTCAGACCTACATTTTAGTTCATGCTTACTGCATTGAAGTAAATGGGTACTATGCTTTGAATACACAGTGCTAGAAAAAGCATCCTGGGAAAAAATTACCAAGCCCCTCCAGATGCCTCTCAACACTGAGGATAAAAAAAGTTAGTAAGTACTGACATTAGTCTTTGCTATATCTCTTCATCCATAAAGCTTACAGAGGAACGCTGAAAAATGAGTTCATTAGTATTGTTAGTATTTTCATGCACTAGTAAAAGTGTAAGACACTAGCTCACAAGGGAATTCTGGATTAAGAATAAGCTTTATTTACTCACTGCAGAAGACCACAGGCTGAAAAAAGTTCTACAGATTACTTCCTCAGTTGGTGAGTACCATTTACCCCACAAAAGTAGCATATTTTTCCCCTGAGGTGACTCCCCTGGAAAATTATGCATCTAAACACACAGGAGGACAGATGTAGGCTATAAATCCTTTGCATTGGTATTGCTGTTACAGCTCCCGAAAGAATGCAATTCTTCCAGATTCATGGACAGTGTTTTACAGCTAGTAGAACCACTTATGTGAATTCCAATCATCATCCTCACCTCAACTTTTTTAGGCTTAAATACTTAAGCTTAACCTAAAAGCTGAGTAAAAAGCTGATTCACTATGACTACTACGAAGTAGTCCACTGTCTCATCTTCCTTATTCTATGTAGAACACAATAATCTAGCTAGTAATGGAAGATAAAATAAGAACGTTCTCCGTACTtccctttaattatttttacaaaaaaagtcaTGTGTTTCTTAATATCAGTTTTTTCCAACAGTCTTTAAGTTTctatgaaggaaaaataaaattaatttttttaaaaataaaatattttgagcgTAGAAAAAATGTGCAATTATTCTTTCCCTTCTGTATTTTGGTTATCCTTAAATCAGAATTAATTCGCTTTCAGTAACACAGGACCCCTCTCCAATAACTTACCTTTCCGCATGCACGACAGTGGTGTCTCCTTTTTGTAAATGTGAACTTGACTTGGCAGTTCATGCAGTTGGGTGCCTCTGAATCAGGAACCCACAATGGTTGTTTCTGTGAGAGAGCTGCAGGTATTTTAAGAGATTCCGCATTTTCAGATGTTGGATTTCCTCCAGCTTCAGAGTTGCCTTCCCCAGAGTATGCAGGGTCAGAATTTTTACCAACATTTACGCCAGTGCCTGAGAAAGGAGCTTCTGGGGTAACAGAACTGGCTTCCTGGTTTTCTCTCTCAAGTACATCTGTTCTATTCGGTTGTCTCTGACCAACAGCTCCTTGGGAAAGGCCAAGCAACTGCTTTGGTCTTGCACCTTCAGTATGAACATTAGAAACTAGTGCTTCATTACCACTCTCAGTCATGTCCTGAATACGAGACATATTCTCTTCTGTTGCAGATTCCGATTCATTGGCAGTAAGAGATACTTTAAGATTACTATTAATGCCCGTTATCTCCTCCAGTTTTGCTTGCATATTTTCTTCAGTGACCTCTGTGAAATCCAGGTTGTTCACATTTGTGGAATTCCCTTCATCTGCATCAGCTTCCATTAGGTTACTATCATCATCTGAAGACTTCAACATATTGGACTGAAGACTTTGGCCGTACAAGAAATCATCAAGCTCAGCATCGCTTATTAGAGTATCACTTTTAATAACATCCTCCTCAATAGTAAAGTCAGCCATAATTGGGCTCATACCTTCATTGTAATAAGAGTCTATACCAACACCATATGGCTCAGGTTCATATtccagaaaagcagaagcaaaagctTTGATTTGCTGAGAATCACTGTCATCAATTACATTCTGAGTATCATACTTCTCTCCATCTGTACTTTTTTCCACAATACTTTCACTGATTTTAGCTATACATTCCTCCTGTTCATGCAAGTCAGTGTTTTCGCAGGATTCCCTACCGGAGACATCAGTTTTAGACTTTATAGCATGAACAGTTAAAGTATCACTAATAACCCCCGCCATTTCATTTTGAGGTAGAGGATTACGTTTTTCTTCCATTACAACTAATGAACCACATATAGATACAGGAGGTGGAAGACATGACAGTGAGGTCTGGACATCCTCAGCTGAAATACACGAAGCTGAAACGCTGTTTAGTATTTCGTTGCTATTAAGTTCTTCATTTCCTACATTCCcttctgtgattttcttttccaatacTACTTTAGCTCCTGTTTGACATGAGGAGCCTGgtaaaacaaaattttcaggtAATGTTGCATGGCTTTTGTGCAACTGCGACCTCTTTGGCAGATCTGAAGGCATGGattcaacattattctcatctttCAAGTCTACCTTTTCTATAGCATTTCTTCCATATATCTCTCTGCTTACTGCGGAACATGCACTTTCATCTTGTGGTTCACAAGGCAATTTTTCATATGCTTCTTCATTTTTGGGACTGTATGCATTCGAATTCTGTGATGTTACAGGGACACATGCAGTATTGAGGCGAGCAGTTTGTTCAAGCTGATCAAATACTTCACTGCACTTTACAGATTCTATCCCGTGTTGATCATCACATGGATCTGAGATCTTCGCTGTAGCATAACTGTCTGATTTTAAAGCTAAATGATTAATCTCCTCTGTTTCAACATGTCCTGAATCTTGTAGCATTGAGTCCCCATCACTCTGTTCTGTACTTGAAAGACCACTGCAACCAGCTGATGACACACAAGTAGGAACAGGTATGCAAGATATGCCAAAGCCAATCAAACCTTCACTATACTGGAAGTCTTCTGGCTGCAACTTTTGAGTATCTTCATGAGCAGCCACTGAATGGATTAAGTTACCTGTGTCATTAACAAGATCACACACAGGTATACTACACCTTCCCACGTTTGAAGCCTGAATTTCATTTAAGGAACCACTGTCCACAGTGGACAAAAGATCAGGTCCAGCAACGCTCTTCTCATTTTGCAGTGAGTAACTCAGAAGCTCTTCACTTGTTCCAATATGGCTAGCTAGAGAGATTTCTTCTAATGAAGTACAATTGTTCGCATCCTCTTGCAGTTTTGGTGTTGGGTACACATGTAAGCAATCCAGATCCGAAGAAAGTGAATGGTGTTTTGAGTCATCTGGATTTTGAGGTGTTCTGTAGCAGTCATATTCATCTATTTTAAGCAAAAACAGATCAAAAGCAAAGTTTATAAAACTCTTCTCTTTCCACACTGCACTCCCTCTAAATCCCATCTATTCATCAATATAAGCTTCTATTTAGCATATGTTACTTTCAAATTCCACGGTAACAGTCATTTTACCAATATTATTATGCTGGAGAACAAGGCAGCACAGGAACTAACCTGTATTCTGTTCAAATTCATCAAGTAGTTTGTCCAAGTCACAGACTGCAGCTTTAAAGTAACTGTCCATTCTAGTTACAGTTCTAGTGAAGCTTTAGCCTTTTTaaacctaaaaagaaaaatagtgtttCACTCACAGCACTTTGCTGTTTACAAAGTCAAAGTGTTATTATTAGAAGACAACTTCtatgaagtgttttttcttttcagtaacactttcttctctctccatctAAACAAAATGTAAGTACAAACAGGGCTGCAGACTGCCAGCCTCTATGTACTCTGAATATGCTCTACAGTATGCTCAGTACACTATGCACAATACGCTCAAAACTTCACCTTAAATCAGGAAATTGAGGCTGCCTTATTAAAACCAAATGCACCTAAAAGCACATACTATGGCATTATAACATCAGGAAGCTTAAAATCAGAAGGGATACTAAGATCTTCTAGACTGATCCCCTACCCATTTTACACCACAGAGTTCAtaggcaaaaaaccaaaccaggccATCATTACCCTTGCAACACAAGTGAACTGTTTAAATAAATGACGCCTACATAATCCCAGACATTTCATGCTTTAAACTGCAGTAGGAAGCACAAAAAGTATCCTTCTGTTGGCAGAAGCACCAGCACGAAAAAAGCCTCCTTTAGGAGTTCAAACCTGACAACCAGTTCAACACTGAGCATGTGAACATGACACTTAAAGAAACACATTCTCTTAGTTCCCAAGCTGTCCAACCAATCAGCCTCAATTTACTTTCAGCTATGACCAGATGTTTCAGATAAGACTAAACACAGGCTAAAACCTAAAATATATCAGGATTATAAACCAGATAACCAGGTGAAACACTGAAGTATGACACCATCGTCTTAACACGGAACGGCAAGGTGTTTAAGCAGGTTGAGGTCAGTACTCCTCCCCCACGATGACCAATGAGCTGCCTTTAAATCCTCCTCTTAAACCTTCCTCcaaggccaggaaaaaaaaaatatgcagcaTGGTAATTCAGGTCATCATCTCTATTCTACTCAAATCACAAAAACCATTAACTTTCTCTGAGACCCAAACAaaagctttctgccttttttttttaaaatctctttttagtGACTTACCAACTCATCAGAAAACTATTTATTAATCACATTCCCTATTGCAAAACATCCCATTTCACTTGTTTATTGAAGATTTCCAGCCACTCAACGTTATGCCTTTTTGGTCACTCTGAAGTGCTTTCTAATTCCACATCTTTTTAATGTCTGAACATCCATACTGTGTAATTACCTAGAACATATAATCAAGATGTTATTTACACTTCCCTTAAGTAAACTGAAGGGATTTATATCCCTTTAGTCTAATGTCTGGAAACTAGACCCGTGGAGGTCTGTCTAGTTTTCCTTCTACTCTTATCAGTGCATTTAGTCTTTGCATTGGCCAATTTCACACCCTACCCTATTCAACGTACTTTGACCAACTAGCACCGTCTTTTCTCAAAGcttagagcccaaggaaacacCTAAATGCTCTCATATCACTTACGCCACACTGTAGCTATAGATCTAGATTCTACTGAGGTGTAAGGTTCTTCTCACTGGATGGTTCAGATCGGGTGCATTCACTTACTACCACATTAATATGCATGTGACAAGAATACTTTTTTAAGCTAATATATAGTTCAAATAGAGACTTGCAAAGCACAAGAAAGTGAAACAAATAGTATGCATTATAACTTAATGCAGTACTTTGTGCCCATACataagcaaaaaataaacaatCTGAATATACCACTGTGTTGATATCCATGGTCATGAATTAGTCACTCCAATGGTCTTCAGCATGCTGCACCGTATGTCATGTCT encodes:
- the ZFYVE16 gene encoding zinc finger FYVE domain-containing protein 16 isoform X3 translates to MRRAAAGRTNKGRLPRPSRSRWRGEGLPLRGTAGGGGGGVAARPTAGARRPPGRASSPRPAAQPCPAAWGCVSRLRRVQSWHGALKFIPDLKKGLCTSELFRRPLVTDTFCDEYDCYRTPQNPDDSKHHSLSSDLDCLHVYPTPKLQEDANNCTSLEEISLASHIGTSEELLSYSLQNEKSVAGPDLLSTVDSGSLNEIQASNVGRCSIPVCDLVNDTGNLIHSVAAHEDTQKLQPEDFQYSEGLIGFGISCIPVPTCVSSAGCSGLSSTEQSDGDSMLQDSGHVETEEINHLALKSDSYATAKISDPCDDQHGIESVKCSEVFDQLEQTARLNTACVPVTSQNSNAYSPKNEEAYEKLPCEPQDESACSAVSREIYGRNAIEKVDLKDENNVESMPSDLPKRSQLHKSHATLPENFVLPGSSCQTGAKVVLEKKITEGNVGNEELNSNEILNSVSASCISAEDVQTSLSCLPPPVSICGSLVVMEEKRNPLPQNEMAGVISDTLTVHAIKSKTDVSGRESCENTDLHEQEECIAKISESIVEKSTDGEKYDTQNVIDDSDSQQIKAFASAFLEYEPEPYGVGIDSYYNEGMSPIMADFTIEEDVIKSDTLISDAELDDFLYGQSLQSNMLKSSDDDSNLMEADADEGNSTNVNNLDFTEVTEENMQAKLEEITGINSNLKVSLTANESESATEENMSRIQDMTESGNEALVSNVHTEGARPKQLLGLSQGAVGQRQPNRTDVLERENQEASSVTPEAPFSGTGVNVGKNSDPAYSGEGNSEAGGNPTSENAESLKIPAALSQKQPLWVPDSEAPNCMNCQVKFTFTKRRHHCRACGKVFCGGCCKRKCKLQYMEKEARVCTGCYDDINKAQAFERMMSPTGPVPNSSISSEYSSAVPPLEEAQIPGSASSPSPSALLPISVLKQPGIEGLCPKEQRRVWFADGILPNGEVADTTKLSSGAKRSSHDLSPVNPDLPEMHMAANPEEDDILTDVNSKPKEEIDTVTRMEELCPSVSSDDAQQAVPGQSEVVHSYKSVTLETEECSPTAEAEKTGSSSVDQTTTDMPISPSSYRALCGVENCVRKEISLVPDGDKLPPLLLAVGEKGKDPLVEEHPSHQQVTLLLVEGGPNPLTFILNANLLVNVKLITYSSEKCWYFSTNGLHGLGQAEIVILLQCLPDEEIFPSEILKLFIDVYKDAMKGRFIRNMENITFTENFLSNKEHGGFLFVSPTFQKFDDQILPDNPFLCGVLIHKLEIPWAKVFPIRLMLRLGAEYGAYPSPVVSFRHRKPLFGEIGHTIMNLLVDLRNYQYTLHTIDNLFVHVEMGRSCIKIPLRKYNEVMKVVNSSNEHVISIGASFNTEADSHLVCVQNKHGLYHTQAISATGHPRKVTGASFVVFNGALKTSSGFLAKSSIVEEF
- the ZFYVE16 gene encoding zinc finger FYVE domain-containing protein 16 isoform X4; amino-acid sequence: MRRAAAGRTNKGRLPRPSRSRWRGEGLPLRGTAGGGGGGVAARPTAGARRPPGRASSPRPAAQPCPAAWGCVSRLRRVQSWHGALKFIPDLKKGLCTSELFRRPLVTDTFCDEYDCYRTPQNPDDSKHHSLSSDLDCLHVYPTPKLQEDANNCTSLEEISLASHIGTSEELLSYSLQNEKSVAGPDLLSTVDSGSLNEIQASNVGRCSIPVCDLVNDTGNLIHSVAAHEDTQKLQPEDFQYSEGLIGFGISCIPVPTCVSSAGCSGLSSTEQSDGDSMLQDSGHVETEEINHLALKSDSYATAKISDPCDDQHGIESVKCSEVFDQLEQTARLNTACVPVTSQNSNAYSPKNEEAYEKLPCEPQDESACSAVSREIYGRNAIEKVDLKDENNVESMPSDLPKRSQLHKSHATLPENFVLPGSSCQTGAKVVLEKKITEGNVGNEELNSNEILNSVSASCISAEDVQTSLSCLPPPVSICGSLVVMEEKRNPLPQNEMAGVISDTLTVHAIKSKTDVSGRESCENTDLHEQEECIAKISESIVEKSTDGEKYDTQNVIDDSDSQQIKAFASAFLEYEPEPYGVGIDSYYNEGMSPIMADFTIEEDVIKSDTLISDAELDDFLYGQSLQSNMLKSSDDDSNLMEADADEGNSTNVNNLDFTEVTEENMQAKLEEITGINSNLKVSLTANESESATEENMSRIQDMTESGNEALVSNVHTEGARPKQLLGLSQGAVGQRQPNRTDVLERENQEASSVTPEAPFSGTGVNVGKNSDPAYSGEGNSEAGGNPTSENAESLKIPAALSQKQPLWVPDSEAPNCMNCQVKFTFTKRRHHCRACGKVFCGGCCKRKCKLQYMEKEARVCTGCYDDINKAQAFERMMSPTGPVPNSSISSEYSSAVPPLEEAQIPGSASSPSPSALLPISVLKQPGIEGLCPKEQRRVWFADGILPNGEVADTTKLSSGAKRSSHDLSPVNPDLPEMHMAANPEEDDILTDVNSKPKEEIDTVTRMEELCPSVSSDDAQQAVPGQSEVVHSYKSVTLETEECSPTAEAEKTGSSSVDQTTTDMPISPSSYRALCGVENCVRKEISLVPDGDKLPPLLLAVGEKGKDPLVEEHPSHQQVTLLLVEGGPNPLTFILNANLLVNVKLITYSSEKCWYFSTNGLHGLGQAEIVILLQCLPDEEIFPSEILKLFIDVYKDAMKGRFIRNMENITFTENFLSNKEHGGFLFVSPTFQKFDDQILPDNPFLCGVLIHKLEIPWAKVFPIRLMLRLGAEYGGL